A window of the Arenibacter algicola genome harbors these coding sequences:
- a CDS encoding ThuA domain-containing protein: MIIVLFAVISCQEEQRKERRVLVFSKTLGFRHASIEDGKAMFLELGNENNLMVDTTENVDYFVDDSLKNYSAIVFLSNTGEILDYRQKSALKRYVQSGGGVMGIHGASGAEYSWPWYGKLMGARFESHPEELQTGEIIIEDLIDPATKGLPNPWRFKEEWYNFDSISPEIKVLARVNESSFKGGKHGDNHPIFWKQKFDGGRSFYTALGHRPEAYIDSIFRMHIMNGLEYVMDDNAPLDYAKANTLAAPMEGHFRRNILLDSTNVSEPMELAVANNGRIFFVERKGMIKMFDPGSGVTKIIGTIPVYHKYEDGLLGLTLDPNFESTRWIYVMYSSPDGLYEYHISRFSLDDTSMLDMGSEKIILKVHEEHSESNHTGGSLAFDGNGNLFIAIGDNTNPFGDSHGYAPIDERPGRTDFDAQRSSGNTNDLRGKILRIKPEPDGSYTIPSGNLFPMDGIEGKPEIYVMGTRNSFRISIDPKTSWLYWGDVGPDAGKDSIQGTRGYDEINQARAAGNFGWPYFVGNNKAYNKVDFTTGAISETYDTKAPINNSPRNTGSKVLPPAKPALIYYPYVKSDEFPLVGEGGRTAMAGPVYHFDAELQSDVKLPRYYDNGIFIYDWMRNWIMVVRTDKHGNYVGMEPFMPSTNFEKIIDMELGPDGALYILEYGKNWYSPNRDARLSRLEFRKDIHIDGSTTVKSEIEDTASSGHHLSTRNKDKGLTLMEKSDCMACHSMKQKSVGPSFREIALKYKDQPDIVDSLINKVIEGGSGIWGQSPMSAHPQLAKEDVEKMVGYILNVKDSIELSR, from the coding sequence ATGATAATTGTACTTTTTGCTGTTATATCTTGTCAAGAGGAGCAAAGAAAGGAAAGGAGAGTATTGGTATTCTCAAAAACCCTCGGATTTCGCCATGCTTCGATCGAGGATGGCAAAGCAATGTTTTTAGAATTGGGTAATGAAAATAATTTAATGGTTGACACTACGGAAAATGTAGATTATTTTGTGGACGATTCCCTTAAAAACTATAGTGCAATCGTCTTCCTTAGTAACACCGGAGAGATTTTGGACTATCGACAAAAATCTGCCTTAAAACGTTATGTGCAATCGGGAGGAGGGGTAATGGGGATTCATGGTGCCAGTGGTGCAGAATATTCTTGGCCATGGTATGGCAAATTAATGGGAGCAAGGTTTGAAAGTCACCCAGAAGAATTACAGACCGGAGAAATAATTATTGAAGATTTGATCGACCCAGCTACCAAGGGTTTACCAAACCCATGGAGATTTAAGGAGGAATGGTACAATTTTGATTCTATTAGCCCAGAAATAAAGGTATTAGCCAGGGTAAACGAAAGTTCTTTTAAAGGAGGTAAGCATGGCGATAACCACCCTATTTTTTGGAAACAAAAATTTGACGGTGGGCGGTCTTTTTATACGGCATTAGGTCATAGACCTGAAGCATATATAGACAGTATTTTTAGAATGCATATTATGAATGGACTCGAATATGTTATGGATGACAATGCTCCTTTGGATTATGCAAAGGCAAATACCTTGGCAGCCCCGATGGAGGGACATTTTAGAAGGAACATATTGTTGGATAGCACCAATGTTTCTGAGCCGATGGAACTTGCGGTTGCCAATAACGGGCGAATATTTTTTGTGGAAAGAAAAGGAATGATAAAGATGTTTGACCCGGGAAGTGGGGTTACTAAAATAATAGGAACAATTCCCGTTTACCATAAATATGAGGACGGATTATTAGGATTGACCCTTGATCCTAATTTTGAAAGTACTAGATGGATATATGTAATGTATTCTTCTCCTGACGGACTTTATGAATATCATATTTCGCGATTTTCCCTTGATGATACTAGCATGTTGGACATGGGTTCGGAAAAGATTATTTTGAAAGTGCATGAAGAACATTCAGAAAGTAATCATACGGGTGGATCACTTGCTTTTGACGGTAATGGTAATTTGTTTATAGCAATTGGGGACAATACAAATCCTTTTGGAGATTCCCATGGTTATGCACCTATAGACGAGCGCCCGGGTAGAACGGATTTTGATGCTCAGCGTTCTTCTGGCAATACCAATGATCTTCGCGGTAAAATTCTTCGTATTAAACCGGAACCGGACGGTTCTTATACCATTCCATCGGGGAACTTGTTTCCTATGGATGGCATAGAGGGAAAACCAGAAATTTATGTTATGGGTACCCGGAATTCATTTCGGATTTCAATTGATCCAAAAACATCTTGGCTTTATTGGGGTGATGTTGGCCCCGATGCAGGGAAAGATAGTATTCAAGGTACTCGCGGCTACGACGAAATTAATCAGGCGCGTGCTGCAGGGAATTTTGGATGGCCTTATTTTGTGGGTAACAATAAAGCATATAATAAGGTCGATTTTACAACAGGAGCAATCAGTGAAACTTACGACACCAAGGCTCCCATAAACAATTCACCAAGAAATACAGGTTCCAAGGTACTTCCGCCTGCAAAACCTGCTTTAATTTATTATCCTTACGTGAAGTCTGACGAGTTTCCCTTGGTAGGCGAGGGTGGACGTACAGCCATGGCTGGCCCAGTATACCATTTTGACGCGGAATTACAATCAGATGTGAAGCTTCCAAGATATTATGACAATGGCATTTTTATTTATGACTGGATGCGAAATTGGATTATGGTAGTAAGAACTGATAAGCACGGAAATTATGTTGGCATGGAACCTTTTATGCCCTCAACGAATTTTGAAAAGATTATTGATATGGAATTGGGTCCGGATGGAGCCTTGTACATTTTAGAGTATGGCAAAAATTGGTACTCCCCCAACAGAGATGCCAGGCTTAGTAGACTTGAATTTCGGAAAGACATTCACATAGACGGATCGACAACTGTAAAATCAGAAATTGAGGATACAGCGAGCAGTGGGCATCATTTGAGTACTAGGAATAAGGATAAAGGGCTTACTTTGATGGAAAAAAGTGATTGTATGGCTTGTCATTCCATGAAGCAAAAATCTGTGGGACCCTCCTTCCGTGAAATTGCCTTGAAATATAAAGATCAACCCGATATTGTGGATAGTCTTATAAATAAAGTAATTGAAGGAGGAAGCGGGATTTGGGGTCAGAGCCCTATGAGTGCCCACCCCCAACTTGCCAAGGAGGATGTGGAGAAGATGGTTGGCTATATTTTAAATGTAAAAGATAGCATAGAACTATCCAGATAA
- a CDS encoding sugar phosphate isomerase/epimerase family protein encodes MAIKVGCFALINPFQTLDKQVDQIREWGFKYADITDNADGACLGSHFGFNAVASLDANAFDLKRLFESRGITITSVCAHATLLDPSAPWRYGTAQIVKAIRMAAAIGVEHVITTEGDAHTEFGENLTDDEAIFSIREKLHEPLRMARDYGVKILLEPHGKYTDSIKQMERIIDACNSDALGINLDTGNLWLGGGDPIAMIKKLGSKIEHVHWKDLPQEMEEQRGKLYGCGMSLISLGTGVVGIEEIYKELVKAGYDGHSTLEIAGQDSVLESYKYLKSLGAE; translated from the coding sequence ATGGCAATTAAAGTAGGGTGCTTCGCGCTTATCAATCCATTTCAAACTTTGGACAAACAAGTAGATCAGATTAGGGAATGGGGGTTTAAATATGCAGATATTACAGACAATGCTGACGGGGCATGCTTAGGATCTCATTTTGGTTTCAACGCAGTGGCAAGTCTGGATGCTAATGCATTTGATTTAAAAAGGCTGTTCGAGTCCAGGGGCATTACAATTACTAGCGTCTGTGCACATGCAACTTTGCTTGATCCTTCTGCGCCCTGGCGCTATGGTACTGCGCAAATCGTTAAAGCCATCCGAATGGCAGCGGCAATAGGTGTTGAGCATGTAATAACGACAGAAGGAGATGCCCATACCGAATTTGGGGAAAACCTAACTGATGATGAGGCCATATTTTCAATAAGGGAAAAATTGCATGAACCGCTAAGGATGGCCAGAGATTATGGTGTCAAAATTTTATTGGAGCCACATGGAAAGTATACTGATTCTATCAAACAAATGGAGCGCATCATAGATGCCTGTAATTCAGATGCACTTGGCATTAATTTGGATACAGGGAATTTATGGTTGGGCGGTGGAGATCCAATAGCTATGATCAAAAAACTAGGATCAAAAATTGAACATGTTCATTGGAAGGACCTTCCGCAAGAAATGGAGGAACAGAGAGGAAAGTTATATGGTTGCGGTATGTCGCTGATCTCATTGGGAACAGGGGTAGTTGGTATTGAAGAAATTTATAAAGAACTTGTAAAAGCTGGTTACGATGGACATTCCACTTTGGAAATTGCAGGCCAAGATTCAGTTCTGGAAAGTTATAAGTATTTAAAATCATTGGGAGCTGAATAA
- a CDS encoding DUF7133 domain-containing protein codes for MNSGNLIINYLVQLRNGILIFNLFIFIFLNLACGEGKLPSKDTGEWETAVKENIDTTVRVYGRYAAVKLPIRNGVKLWNPTAIAEGPGGVMYVANYTGEIFSLQDTDGDGLEDFAKLYCNVINDSLRYPTSMVFRGNELFVATTQEIRVYEDVDADLIADKSYTFFNDFPYTMHYFDWTFGLEFGPDGYVFAILCTDALNDNPAPDPNRLRGSILKIAPNGQSHERYATGLRYAYDLAFNEKGDLFFNDNRGNENKYEELNYVVKSGFYGNNPNKYEDQGKAIEPFLRLQYGYAPVGMDFNDKLNDFDRTSGDLFIAFYGPDGQWEDGSISRVHLVKNEDGTYEGKEFPIADKIAKLSDLEFGKTGDLYVSQFGTEGAYHIPYKNPMGAIYRFIYMPSIEPDNPKDNTAAVEGNVHHGEGVFKSRACMTCHSIDGSKQLLGPDLGGIGTLLQGGQLLESITDPNRNIKTGFDHIKIKKNDGTIIDGRMVTSNKEYIVMMTIGNEEIKIGRKDIQSSNMIKTSLMPEGLLNGLTDSDIKDLLGYLRSLEGVN; via the coding sequence ATGAATTCAGGAAATTTGATTATCAATTATTTAGTTCAATTAAGAAATGGAATTCTAATTTTTAATCTTTTTATTTTCATTTTTTTGAATTTGGCGTGTGGTGAAGGGAAATTACCATCAAAAGACACAGGGGAATGGGAAACGGCCGTTAAGGAAAATATAGATACAACGGTTCGGGTCTATGGTCGTTACGCTGCGGTAAAATTGCCTATTAGGAATGGAGTGAAATTATGGAACCCTACGGCCATTGCGGAGGGACCAGGAGGGGTAATGTATGTAGCCAATTATACTGGGGAAATTTTTTCCTTGCAGGATACTGATGGAGATGGTTTGGAGGACTTTGCCAAATTATATTGTAATGTTATTAACGACAGCCTAAGATATCCTACAAGTATGGTATTTAGGGGTAATGAACTATTTGTTGCCACGACCCAAGAAATAAGGGTATATGAGGATGTAGATGCGGACCTAATAGCCGATAAGAGCTATACCTTTTTCAATGATTTTCCATATACCATGCATTATTTTGATTGGACATTTGGACTCGAATTTGGTCCTGATGGCTATGTATTCGCAATATTATGCACGGACGCCTTAAATGACAACCCTGCACCGGATCCAAATCGTCTTAGGGGCAGTATTTTGAAAATTGCACCCAATGGACAATCACACGAAAGATATGCTACTGGGTTACGGTATGCCTATGATTTGGCTTTTAATGAAAAAGGAGATTTGTTTTTTAATGACAACAGGGGTAACGAAAATAAGTATGAAGAATTAAACTATGTTGTAAAAAGTGGTTTTTATGGGAACAATCCCAACAAATATGAAGATCAAGGGAAAGCAATTGAACCTTTTCTAAGATTGCAATACGGTTATGCTCCTGTTGGTATGGATTTTAACGATAAATTGAATGATTTTGATAGGACCTCAGGGGATTTGTTTATTGCTTTTTATGGACCCGATGGTCAATGGGAGGATGGTTCTATATCAAGAGTCCATCTTGTTAAAAATGAAGATGGTACTTATGAGGGAAAAGAATTTCCGATAGCCGATAAGATTGCTAAACTTTCCGATCTTGAGTTTGGCAAAACAGGAGATTTGTATGTTTCTCAATTCGGTACAGAAGGGGCGTATCATATTCCATATAAAAATCCTATGGGTGCTATTTATAGATTTATTTATATGCCTTCCATAGAGCCAGACAATCCGAAAGATAATACTGCAGCTGTTGAAGGCAATGTTCATCATGGCGAGGGTGTCTTTAAAAGTAGAGCATGTATGACTTGCCATTCGATAGACGGTTCAAAACAACTACTTGGTCCAGATCTTGGTGGCATAGGTACATTACTACAAGGAGGACAATTATTAGAGTCTATAACAGATCCCAATAGAAATATTAAAACGGGTTTTGATCATATTAAAATAAAAAAGAATGATGGGACAATCATAGATGGTAGAATGGTAACTTCTAACAAGGAGTACATTGTTATGATGACAATCGGAAATGAAGAAATAAAAATAGGTAGAAAGGATATTCAATCAAGTAATATGATTAAGACTTCCTTGATGCCTGAGGGATTACTTAATGGGCTTACCGACTCTGATATTAAGGATCTATTGGGCTATTTACGAAGCCTTGAAGGCGTAAATTAA
- a CDS encoding RagB/SusD family nutrient uptake outer membrane protein, with product MKTIKIFLLVGLSISFIISCSDDFLDTEPLTEKTEPFFFKTQQDAYQALIGCYAAFLDYDNTSYSWWAQFTAAEILSDDGVAGSAQGIGFEADAVDRFDIGVNPSSLNIYKAHYKAAWVAIGRMNTLLGKLDDIDWSNVPGGENLTKEQAEGETKVLRAWIYYCLARRYGNVPLITEKTEDPAKEAQADPSLVYGQILQDLKDAASLLNNGAYSPSTSTGRMTEWAAKALAARVYLFATGYYGKTIQDIPLGVGKGSVDKAALINYINGILTENEIKGYLSDVINNGGFSLAPNFQTLWVTGTAEAQKINPNFPDYLGENNPEVIMTMKASYSGNSFNGFSKWIGPRQVQSDSIYGTGWGIGLPFAKGWDLFEEEDTRRGASLLNLQLERGDVGYNLWSTKDQRSFTGFYYKKYIPLNAEPGLQDGTLRGGKNWAGAWYQDYTLIRYADVLLMAAEMGIDAQSNLEAVRIRAYGQDYVNANPVTPNYENIMHERHLEFFGEGIRYYDVLRQGVEKAAEILAIPAPGIVVKDGPSIYGSTNIVVDGNNVLKTSGLQQIPWDEIDLSDGLLIQNVGWEK from the coding sequence ATGAAAACTATAAAAATATTTTTGTTGGTCGGGTTATCAATTTCGTTCATTATTAGCTGTAGTGATGATTTTTTGGATACAGAGCCACTTACAGAAAAGACAGAGCCATTTTTCTTTAAAACCCAGCAGGATGCTTATCAAGCATTAATAGGCTGTTATGCTGCTTTTTTGGATTACGACAATACTTCATATTCCTGGTGGGCACAATTTACTGCAGCTGAAATACTAAGCGATGATGGGGTTGCCGGATCAGCTCAAGGCATTGGTTTCGAAGCGGATGCAGTTGATCGTTTCGACATAGGGGTCAACCCTTCTTCTCTTAATATTTACAAAGCTCATTACAAGGCAGCTTGGGTCGCAATTGGCCGAATGAATACTTTGTTAGGAAAATTAGATGATATAGATTGGTCTAATGTTCCAGGTGGAGAGAATTTGACAAAGGAACAAGCGGAAGGGGAAACAAAAGTCTTAAGGGCTTGGATTTATTATTGTCTTGCGCGTCGATATGGAAATGTGCCATTGATAACAGAGAAGACAGAAGACCCTGCCAAAGAAGCACAAGCGGATCCCAGTTTGGTTTATGGGCAGATTTTACAGGATTTAAAAGATGCAGCGTCCCTTTTAAACAATGGAGCCTATTCTCCGTCAACTTCGACTGGAAGAATGACTGAGTGGGCTGCAAAAGCCTTGGCGGCTAGAGTGTATTTATTTGCTACAGGATATTATGGTAAAACAATCCAGGATATTCCCTTAGGTGTTGGCAAAGGGTCAGTAGATAAAGCTGCATTGATAAACTATATAAATGGGATATTGACCGAGAATGAGATTAAGGGGTATTTATCCGATGTTATCAACAATGGTGGCTTTTCTTTGGCTCCTAATTTTCAGACCTTATGGGTTACGGGAACTGCAGAAGCACAGAAAATCAATCCAAACTTCCCCGATTACTTAGGTGAAAATAATCCCGAGGTTATAATGACTATGAAAGCTTCATACTCTGGGAATTCATTTAATGGGTTTTCAAAATGGATAGGGCCTCGACAGGTTCAATCCGATAGCATATATGGTACAGGTTGGGGAATCGGTCTTCCGTTTGCCAAAGGATGGGATCTTTTTGAGGAAGAAGATACAAGAAGAGGGGCTTCTTTGTTGAACCTTCAATTAGAACGGGGAGATGTAGGGTACAACTTGTGGAGTACAAAGGACCAGCGCTCATTTACCGGATTTTATTATAAAAAATATATTCCGCTTAATGCAGAACCAGGTCTTCAGGATGGTACCTTACGTGGAGGTAAAAATTGGGCTGGTGCTTGGTATCAGGATTATACATTAATTAGATATGCAGATGTGTTGTTAATGGCAGCCGAAATGGGTATAGATGCACAGTCAAATCTGGAGGCTGTTCGCATTAGAGCATATGGCCAGGATTATGTTAATGCCAACCCTGTGACTCCAAATTATGAGAATATCATGCATGAGCGTCATTTGGAATTCTTCGGTGAGGGAATCCGGTATTATGACGTTTTAAGACAGGGTGTGGAAAAGGCTGCCGAGATACTCGCTATCCCTGCACCCGGAATCGTAGTTAAAGACGGGCCAAGCATTTATGGGTCTACAAATATAGTTGTAGACGGGAATAATGTTCTTAAAACCTCTGGATTACAACAAATTCCGTGGGACGAAATTGATTTATCCGATGGCTTGTTAATCCAGAATGTTGGATGGGAAAAATAA
- a CDS encoding SusC/RagA family TonB-linked outer membrane protein, with the protein MKCSIFFSEQWRYVLCSLICLCFGVINTLSAQNQKIDITGTILDELGQPLPGANVVEQGTTNGVSADFDGKFTIGVVNTDAVLEVSYIGYQTQKIEIAGRNSIEVQMQLDAAQLDEIVVIGYGTQKKKLNTGATLQVKGEDLADRMKTNPLDALQGQSPGVTIATDGGQPGSPTKVFIRGMGTIGSTTPLFIVDGVQTESIDYLNSNDIESMDVLKDAASAAIYGSRASNGVVLITTKKGVAGHAQITFDTYYGMQSLAKRPNLLNAQEYAMLMNEKFQNSGDTPFFVGEKMDAITALGEGTNWIDVMFKDNVPTQNYSLGLSGGTDKSVYSTALSYTEQGGILGGASQNNLKRLTFKINSEHKFYDDILKVGENLTVTHVDLQGGQQDGRGNYVYQALSMPPILQNTNENGDFVDNSTGLLADFGAGGLANPYAIMLLNNQQKSKTFKVLGNFYAELQPIKDLRIRSSIGTVFEDEGFRRYTPKYPSLGQFNNPSTRPFDEVFQSDNKSLQVVWTNTVSYNYNLNNHEFDMVLGSESQKTDGEYLAAGNKNLIFQDYEHAYLDNALGKNNEGLMSMNGYPMQHRLLSYFGRINYNYKEKYLLNATLRSDGSSNFSKENRRGYFPSVSGGWVLTNEQFMEPTSAWLTSFKFRASWGQNGNQNLPPFRYLATVTSNSIYSLGTQEDGFLASGAQIDRMANPNLKWEISEQTNIGFDAALFENKFAVNFDYYKKSTNGWLLSPPISSVIGLAPPWINGGNVINEGVELALTYKESIGDFKFNINLNGAYNKNKVTEVPNDIIHGPGGSLWDNSQEYFRTETGKPLGYYWMLETDGLFQNTTDVNNYIKDGNLIQPSAVPGDLKYVDQNGDGIINDEDRINVGDPFPDFVYGINLNLNYKDLNLMVNANGMAGLQIVQAYYNYARYFPNYTTEALGRWHGEGTSNHYPRLDKANTNWTNNSDIYVYDGDFLRLSNITLSYDITKLVNINPLSQFRVFASVLNAYTFTKYPGMDPEVGQGPDYEMGHDVGFVPNPRTIMLGANIKL; encoded by the coding sequence ATGAAATGTTCAATATTCTTCAGTGAACAATGGCGTTATGTTCTGTGTTCATTAATTTGTTTGTGTTTTGGTGTAATAAACACTCTATCTGCACAAAATCAAAAAATTGATATTACTGGTACTATTTTGGATGAATTAGGGCAGCCATTGCCGGGGGCTAATGTTGTAGAGCAAGGTACAACAAATGGTGTTTCTGCCGATTTCGATGGTAAGTTTACGATTGGGGTTGTCAATACAGATGCTGTATTGGAAGTTTCCTATATAGGATACCAGACCCAAAAAATCGAAATCGCAGGAAGAAACAGCATTGAGGTACAAATGCAATTGGATGCTGCTCAGTTGGACGAAATTGTTGTTATAGGTTATGGAACCCAAAAGAAGAAGCTCAATACCGGAGCTACACTTCAAGTAAAGGGAGAAGACTTAGCAGATCGAATGAAGACGAATCCATTAGACGCCCTTCAAGGGCAATCCCCTGGTGTAACCATTGCTACAGACGGCGGCCAACCTGGATCCCCCACCAAAGTCTTTATCCGTGGAATGGGTACCATTGGAAGTACTACACCACTTTTTATTGTGGACGGCGTTCAAACCGAAAGTATAGATTATTTAAACAGTAATGACATTGAGTCAATGGATGTACTTAAGGATGCTGCTTCTGCTGCAATTTATGGATCTAGGGCGTCCAATGGCGTTGTATTAATAACAACTAAAAAAGGAGTCGCAGGCCATGCTCAAATTACTTTTGATACCTATTATGGGATGCAAAGTTTGGCCAAAAGGCCTAATTTGTTAAATGCCCAGGAATATGCAATGTTAATGAATGAGAAGTTCCAAAATTCTGGGGATACCCCCTTCTTTGTGGGTGAAAAAATGGATGCCATTACGGCCTTGGGAGAGGGAACGAACTGGATAGACGTTATGTTCAAGGATAATGTCCCAACTCAAAATTATTCATTAGGGTTATCGGGAGGTACAGATAAATCAGTTTATTCTACGGCTCTTTCCTATACGGAACAAGGAGGAATACTTGGTGGGGCATCCCAAAACAATTTAAAAAGATTAACTTTTAAAATCAATTCTGAACACAAGTTTTATGATGATATTCTAAAGGTAGGTGAGAATTTGACAGTTACCCATGTGGATTTGCAAGGGGGGCAGCAAGATGGCAGAGGCAATTATGTTTATCAGGCACTTTCAATGCCACCCATTCTTCAGAATACCAATGAAAATGGAGATTTTGTTGATAATTCCACTGGGCTTTTGGCTGACTTTGGTGCTGGTGGATTGGCAAATCCATATGCTATAATGCTTCTCAATAATCAACAAAAATCCAAAACATTTAAGGTGCTTGGTAATTTCTATGCTGAACTTCAGCCAATTAAGGATTTGAGAATTCGGTCTAGTATTGGTACGGTTTTCGAAGATGAAGGTTTTCGAAGATATACTCCGAAATACCCTTCCTTGGGACAGTTTAATAATCCGTCCACACGGCCTTTTGACGAGGTTTTTCAAAGTGATAATAAATCTTTGCAAGTCGTCTGGACCAATACAGTATCTTATAATTACAATTTGAATAATCATGAGTTTGATATGGTGCTTGGTTCCGAATCACAAAAAACGGACGGGGAATATCTGGCTGCTGGCAATAAGAATTTAATTTTTCAAGACTATGAACATGCATATTTAGATAATGCCCTAGGAAAGAATAATGAGGGTCTTATGTCTATGAACGGATATCCTATGCAGCACAGATTGTTGTCCTATTTTGGCCGTATCAATTATAATTATAAGGAAAAATATCTGTTGAATGCCACCCTTCGCTCGGATGGATCTTCAAATTTTTCCAAAGAAAATAGACGCGGGTATTTCCCTTCTGTTTCTGGAGGGTGGGTGCTAACCAATGAACAATTTATGGAGCCCACTAGTGCATGGTTGACATCTTTTAAATTTAGGGCAAGTTGGGGGCAAAATGGAAATCAGAACCTGCCGCCATTTAGATACCTTGCTACGGTAACATCAAATTCGATCTATTCTTTAGGTACTCAAGAGGACGGTTTTTTAGCCTCTGGAGCACAAATAGACCGTATGGCTAATCCTAACTTGAAATGGGAAATATCTGAACAAACCAATATCGGTTTTGATGCAGCTCTGTTTGAAAATAAGTTTGCCGTTAATTTTGACTATTATAAGAAATCGACGAATGGTTGGCTATTATCTCCGCCGATAAGTAGTGTGATTGGTCTAGCCCCGCCTTGGATTAATGGAGGAAATGTTATCAATGAGGGCGTTGAGCTAGCCCTTACCTATAAGGAAAGCATTGGTGATTTCAAATTCAATATAAACTTAAATGGTGCCTATAACAAGAATAAGGTTACTGAAGTGCCCAACGATATTATTCATGGACCAGGTGGCAGCCTGTGGGACAATTCACAGGAATATTTTAGAACCGAGACAGGAAAGCCATTAGGATATTATTGGATGCTTGAAACAGACGGTCTTTTTCAAAATACGACTGATGTAAATAATTATATCAAAGATGGAAACCTAATTCAGCCAAGTGCTGTACCTGGGGATTTAAAGTATGTTGACCAGAATGGTGATGGGATAATAAATGATGAGGATAGGATCAATGTAGGGGATCCATTTCCTGATTTTGTTTACGGAATCAATCTGAATTTAAACTATAAAGACCTGAATTTGATGGTAAATGCCAATGGTATGGCCGGCCTTCAAATTGTACAAGCATATTACAATTATGCCCGTTATTTTCCAAATTATACTACTGAAGCACTGGGCAGATGGCACGGTGAAGGGACGTCCAATCATTATCCCAGATTGGATAAGGCCAATACGAACTGGACCAATAATTCAGACATTTATGTGTATGATGGGGACTTTCTGAGATTAAGCAATATTACCTTAAGCTATGATATAACTAAATTGGTAAATATTAATCCTCTGTCCCAGTTTAGAGTTTTTGCATCTGTATTAAATGCCTACACTTTTACGAAATATCCTGGGATGGATCCAGAGGTTGGACAGGGACCGGATTACGAGATGGGTCATGACGTAGGGTTCGTACCCAACCCTAGAACAATAATGCTTGGAGCAAATATCAAACTATAA